The following coding sequences lie in one Bordetella genomosp. 9 genomic window:
- a CDS encoding enoyl-CoA hydratase — MSESESLVLVETRGRVGLLTLNRPKALNALNDALMDELGRALLAFEDDSSIGAIVITGSEKAFAAGADIGAMKDWTYMDVYGSEYITRNWETLKRVRKPVIAAVAGYALGGGCELAMMCDIVVAADTAKFGQPEIKLGVIPGAGGTQRLPRAVGKAKAMDLVLTGRMMGAEEAERAGLVSRVVPADKLLDEAVEVGTVIASMSLPAAMMAKECVNRAYESPLAEGMLFERRVFHSLFGTPDQKEGMAAFVEKRKPNFHHR; from the coding sequence ATGAGTGAATCGGAATCGCTGGTTCTGGTCGAGACGCGCGGTCGCGTCGGTTTGTTGACGTTGAACCGGCCCAAAGCCTTGAACGCCTTGAACGATGCCTTGATGGACGAACTGGGCCGGGCCCTGCTGGCTTTCGAGGACGACAGCTCCATCGGCGCCATCGTCATCACAGGCAGCGAGAAGGCCTTCGCCGCGGGCGCGGACATCGGCGCGATGAAGGACTGGACGTACATGGATGTCTACGGCAGCGAGTACATCACGCGCAATTGGGAAACGCTCAAGCGCGTACGCAAGCCGGTGATCGCGGCGGTTGCCGGCTATGCATTGGGCGGCGGCTGCGAATTGGCCATGATGTGCGACATTGTGGTGGCCGCCGATACGGCCAAGTTCGGGCAGCCTGAAATCAAGCTTGGCGTCATCCCCGGCGCGGGCGGCACGCAGCGCCTGCCGCGCGCCGTAGGCAAGGCCAAGGCCATGGACCTGGTGCTGACCGGACGCATGATGGGTGCGGAAGAGGCCGAACGCGCCGGTCTGGTGTCGCGCGTGGTGCCGGCGGACAAGCTGCTTGACGAGGCGGTCGAGGTGGGTACCGTCATTGCGTCCATGTCGCTGCCGGCCGCCATGATGGCGAAGGAATGCGTGAACCGCGCCTACGAGTCGCCCCTGGCCGAAGGCATGCTGTTCGAGCGGCGCGTGTTCCATTCGCTGTTCGGCACTCCGGACCAGAAAGAGGGCATGGCCGCGTTTGTCGAGAAGCGCAAGCCGAACTTCCACCACCGGTAA
- a CDS encoding M61 family metallopeptidase, with product MDPQPIIYRLQPHDPAGHRFRIVLTVEAPDPQGQTLTLPAWIPGSYLIRDFSRNIETLRARAGGRAVPVVKTDNHSWKAAPADGPLTVEYTVYAWDLSVRGAHLDESHAFFNGTSVFLCVAGQSHLPCLVELQPPPGIDGWKVYTSLPEARGVPGAARRHGFGLYRAPDYDALIDHPVEMGTPQVARFFAHGAEHELVFTGVAPRLDLVRIASDVQRICETQIAFFEPQSRRAPFLDSSDRYVFMTMVTGDGYGGLEHRASTALMAARKDLPVKGQTGQGEGYRGFLGLVSHEYFHTWNVKRIKPAAFAPYDLTRPALTRLLWVFEGFTSYYDDLFLLRSGVITQTDYLRLLAKTITSVARTPGRAKQSVADSSFDAWTRYYKQDENSPNAIVSYYTKGALIALALDLTLRRQSGGARSLDDVMRLLWRRYGRDFYRGAAQGVPEDALPALVHEATGVDVRGFIDRWVNGRTDPPLADLLADQGISLQWKPTSNLPSLDARTRKQGESIALATVLEGGAAHKGGLSAGDVLVAIDGLRVDAPAGLEILLSQYRPGDTVTVHVFRRDELRAFRVRLNAQPALDCVLTAA from the coding sequence ATGGACCCCCAACCCATAATTTACCGCTTGCAACCCCACGACCCGGCGGGTCATCGCTTTCGAATCGTCCTTACGGTCGAAGCGCCCGACCCGCAGGGCCAGACGCTCACCCTGCCGGCGTGGATACCGGGCAGCTACCTGATCCGGGATTTCTCCCGCAACATCGAAACGTTGCGCGCGCGCGCCGGCGGGCGCGCCGTGCCGGTCGTCAAGACCGACAACCACAGCTGGAAAGCGGCGCCCGCCGATGGGCCGTTGACCGTCGAATACACGGTTTATGCGTGGGACCTGTCGGTACGCGGCGCGCACCTGGATGAAAGTCACGCCTTCTTCAATGGCACCAGCGTGTTCCTCTGCGTCGCCGGACAGTCCCATCTGCCATGCCTGGTGGAACTGCAACCGCCCCCTGGCATCGATGGCTGGAAGGTCTACACCAGCCTGCCCGAAGCGCGCGGCGTGCCAGGCGCCGCGCGGCGCCACGGTTTCGGCCTGTACCGGGCGCCGGATTACGACGCGCTCATCGACCATCCGGTGGAGATGGGCACGCCGCAGGTCGCCCGCTTTTTCGCGCACGGCGCCGAACACGAACTGGTGTTCACCGGCGTCGCGCCCCGGCTGGACCTTGTCCGCATCGCGAGCGACGTGCAACGGATCTGCGAAACGCAGATCGCCTTCTTCGAACCGCAATCCCGCCGCGCGCCTTTCCTGGACAGCAGCGACCGCTACGTGTTCATGACGATGGTGACGGGCGACGGCTATGGCGGGCTGGAGCACCGCGCTTCCACGGCCCTGATGGCCGCCCGCAAGGACCTGCCGGTCAAGGGGCAGACCGGACAGGGCGAAGGGTATCGCGGCTTCCTAGGACTGGTCAGCCATGAGTATTTCCATACCTGGAACGTCAAGCGGATCAAGCCCGCCGCCTTCGCGCCCTATGACCTGACGCGGCCCGCCCTGACGCGGCTGCTGTGGGTATTCGAAGGCTTCACTTCCTACTACGACGATCTTTTCCTGCTGCGATCCGGCGTCATCACGCAAACCGACTATCTGCGTCTGCTGGCCAAGACGATCACATCGGTGGCGCGCACGCCGGGCCGCGCGAAGCAATCGGTGGCGGACAGCTCCTTCGATGCGTGGACGCGCTATTACAAGCAGGATGAGAACTCGCCCAACGCGATCGTCAGCTACTACACCAAGGGCGCCCTGATCGCGCTGGCGCTGGACCTGACCTTGCGCCGGCAGAGCGGCGGCGCGCGTTCGCTGGACGACGTCATGCGCTTGCTCTGGCGTCGCTATGGCCGCGATTTCTACCGCGGCGCGGCGCAAGGCGTGCCGGAAGACGCCCTGCCGGCGCTGGTGCACGAGGCCACGGGCGTGGACGTACGCGGCTTCATCGACCGTTGGGTCAACGGCCGCACGGACCCGCCGCTGGCCGACCTGCTCGCGGACCAGGGCATCTCGCTGCAATGGAAGCCGACATCGAACCTGCCCTCGCTGGACGCGCGAACCCGCAAGCAAGGGGAAAGCATCGCGCTCGCCACCGTGCTGGAAGGCGGCGCCGCGCACAAAGGCGGTTTGTCGGCGGGCGACGTGCTGGTGGCGATCGACGGTTTGCGCGTCGATGCGCCGGCCGGCCTGGAAATCCTGCTTTCGCAGTATCGTCCCGGGGATACCGTGACGGTGCACGTATTCCGGCGCGACGAATTGCGCGCGTTCCGCGTGCGGTTGAATGCCCAGCCGGCGCTGGATTGCGTACTGACCGCCGCCTGA
- the mnmH gene encoding tRNA 2-selenouridine(34) synthase MnmH — translation MSTALHTAGVRPDAESYRELFLSGVPLLDVRAPVEFARGAFPTAVNLPLMDDREREQVGLRYKEQGQQAAIALGTRLVSGAIKQQRVEAWAAFARAHPEGYLYCFRGGLRSQITQQWLREEAGIAYPRVIGGYKAMRTYLAEVIRVSALTPGHLVLGGLTGSGKTEVLHAVDNGVDLEGHANHRGSGFGKRVTPQPSQIDFEHRLAIDLLRKQAQGWNTVVLEDESRLIGANALPLELQQTIRNAPLVWLEAGLDERIERILDDYVVGLRAEFAAAHGDAGDALFAQRLQDSLTAISRKLGGERYARLMSLMRGALSRQLDHGECDGHRAWIRALLEEYYDPMYARHMAEKSARMVFRGDRPAVTEYLCERARQSLGQ, via the coding sequence ATGTCTACCGCCTTGCACACCGCCGGCGTCCGTCCGGACGCCGAGTCCTACCGCGAACTATTCCTGTCCGGCGTGCCCTTGCTCGACGTTCGCGCGCCGGTGGAGTTCGCCCGCGGGGCCTTCCCCACGGCCGTGAATCTGCCGCTGATGGACGACCGCGAACGTGAACAGGTCGGGTTGCGCTACAAGGAACAGGGCCAGCAGGCGGCCATCGCGCTGGGTACCCGGCTCGTTTCCGGCGCCATCAAGCAGCAGCGCGTCGAAGCCTGGGCCGCGTTCGCGCGCGCCCATCCCGAAGGCTATCTCTATTGCTTCCGCGGCGGACTGCGCTCGCAGATCACGCAGCAATGGCTCAGGGAAGAAGCGGGCATCGCCTATCCACGTGTGATCGGCGGCTATAAGGCGATGCGCACCTACCTGGCCGAAGTCATCCGCGTCAGCGCCTTGACCCCCGGGCATCTGGTGCTCGGCGGACTCACCGGCAGCGGCAAGACGGAGGTCCTGCACGCCGTGGACAACGGGGTGGACCTGGAAGGCCACGCCAACCATCGCGGGTCGGGCTTCGGCAAGCGCGTCACGCCGCAACCGTCGCAAATCGATTTCGAGCACCGCCTGGCGATCGACCTGCTGCGCAAGCAGGCGCAAGGCTGGAATACCGTGGTCCTGGAAGACGAAAGCCGGCTGATCGGCGCCAATGCGCTGCCCCTGGAATTGCAGCAGACGATCCGCAATGCGCCGCTGGTCTGGCTGGAGGCGGGCCTGGACGAACGCATCGAACGCATTCTCGATGACTACGTGGTGGGGCTGCGCGCGGAATTCGCCGCGGCGCACGGCGATGCCGGGGATGCCTTGTTCGCGCAGCGCCTGCAGGACAGCCTGACCGCGATCTCGCGCAAGCTCGGCGGCGAGCGCTATGCCCGCCTGATGAGCTTGATGCGCGGCGCGCTGTCGCGCCAGCTCGACCACGGGGAATGCGACGGCCACCGCGCGTGGATCCGGGCCCTGCTCGAGGAATACTACGACCCCATGTACGCGCGCCACATGGCGGAAAAGTCGGCTCGCATGGTGTTCCGGGGCGACCGTCCCGCGGTAACGGAATACCTTTGCGAGCGGGCGCGGCAGTCGCTGGGACAATGA
- a CDS encoding NAD(P)/FAD-dependent oxidoreductase: MREDSDAIIVGGGPAGASCAIWLARLGLSPLLVDAAARLGGLENDNPFRDDWIAVLPGVTGQQVAANIAQSVAAARVPALTGHRALRVARRDRGFDVSLLTPYGTPARVHGRFLVIASGVRARNLPGAEPGQTWPGVLVGPGVAVHEQDYRGLSVAVLGGGDNGFENYAFVRGRGAREVHLYSRTVRARPQLVAAADTRDLHVGAYAVDPVARSVNGRRYDLILVFYGWEPQAAFADSLQLARDARGYIMTDSRTALTSAAGVYAIGEVANRMHPCVVTSMADGVVAAKAIQAEIERRG; the protein is encoded by the coding sequence ATGCGGGAAGACAGCGATGCCATCATTGTAGGCGGCGGCCCGGCCGGCGCCTCGTGTGCGATCTGGCTGGCGCGGCTCGGCCTGTCGCCGCTGCTCGTCGATGCAGCTGCCCGCCTGGGCGGGCTGGAAAACGACAACCCTTTTCGCGACGACTGGATTGCGGTGCTGCCCGGCGTGACGGGCCAGCAGGTGGCGGCCAATATCGCGCAGAGCGTGGCGGCGGCGCGGGTGCCGGCCCTGACTGGGCATCGCGCGCTGCGGGTGGCGCGGCGCGACCGTGGATTCGACGTATCGCTGTTGACGCCCTACGGTACGCCGGCGCGCGTACACGGACGCTTTCTCGTGATCGCATCCGGCGTGCGGGCGCGCAATCTGCCGGGCGCCGAGCCGGGGCAGACGTGGCCCGGCGTGCTTGTCGGCCCCGGCGTAGCGGTTCATGAGCAGGACTACCGCGGACTTTCCGTGGCCGTGCTGGGCGGCGGGGACAACGGTTTCGAGAACTATGCCTTCGTGCGGGGCCGCGGCGCGCGGGAAGTGCACCTTTATTCCCGCACGGTGCGCGCCAGGCCGCAGCTGGTCGCCGCTGCCGATACGCGCGATCTGCACGTGGGCGCTTATGCCGTGGACCCGGTGGCGCGCAGCGTCAACGGCCGGCGCTATGACCTCATCCTGGTGTTCTATGGCTGGGAGCCTCAGGCGGCCTTTGCCGACAGCCTGCAACTGGCGCGCGACGCGCGCGGCTACATCATGACGGACAGCCGTACGGCGCTCACCAGCGCCGCAGGGGTGTACGCCATCGGCGAGGTCGCCAATCGCATGCATCCCTGCGTGGTGACGTCGATGGCCGACGGCGTGGTCGCCGCCAAGGCGATCCAGGCGGAGATCGAACGCCGCGGCTAG
- the folB gene encoding dihydroneopterin aldolase, which translates to MPTRRIFFSRLALDARIGILEHERRATQPLHVDAEIDVDITRDVDDHDIHSVLDYRALREAIVAECTHAHVNLIETLTERVADRLMADFKEIRAVRVRISKPMAFSDCAAVGVEIYTSR; encoded by the coding sequence ATGCCTACCCGCCGCATCTTCTTTTCCCGCCTGGCACTGGACGCCCGCATCGGCATTCTGGAACATGAAAGACGCGCGACGCAGCCGCTGCACGTCGATGCCGAAATCGACGTGGACATCACCCGCGACGTCGACGACCATGACATCCACAGCGTGCTGGATTACCGCGCCTTGCGCGAAGCCATCGTCGCCGAATGCACCCACGCCCACGTCAACCTGATTGAAACGCTTACCGAACGCGTCGCCGACCGGCTGATGGCCGATTTCAAGGAGATCCGGGCGGTGCGCGTGCGCATCAGCAAGCCCATGGCCTTTTCGGATTGCGCCGCGGTTGGCGTGGAGATCTACACCTCGCGCTGA
- the ttcA gene encoding tRNA 2-thiocytidine(32) synthetase TtcA has translation MPDAAPAAGQPALGPTAAAAPSVPRGGAPAGGRAAHDKARVQANKLAKRLARETTRAISDYNMIEAGDRVMVCMSGGKDSYGLLDILMRLRERAPFPFELIAVNLDQKQPGFPADVLPNYLRSLGVPFHIETQDTYSVVTRVIPQGKTMCSLCSRLRRGILYRVADELGATKIALGHHRDDILGTFFLNLFYGGKLKAMPPKLVSDDGRHTVIRPLAYIPEAEMAAYAAHKGFPIIPCNLCGSQENLKRKEVGRMVQEWDRKHPGRAWNVFNALANVVPSHLMDRRLFDFAGLRPNGIADANGDTAFDQEDPGADACGHDDTPGNAAGQDREQVLSFVRFE, from the coding sequence ATGCCCGATGCGGCGCCTGCCGCCGGCCAGCCCGCCTTGGGGCCCACAGCGGCTGCTGCGCCGTCAGTCCCCCGCGGCGGCGCGCCCGCCGGCGGCCGCGCCGCGCACGATAAAGCCCGCGTGCAGGCCAACAAGCTGGCGAAGCGGCTGGCCCGCGAAACGACGCGCGCCATCTCCGACTACAACATGATCGAAGCCGGCGACCGCGTCATGGTCTGCATGTCGGGCGGCAAGGATTCCTACGGCCTGCTCGACATCCTGATGCGCCTGCGCGAACGCGCGCCCTTCCCTTTCGAGCTGATTGCCGTCAACCTGGACCAGAAGCAGCCCGGCTTCCCCGCGGACGTCCTGCCGAACTATCTGCGCAGTCTGGGCGTGCCTTTCCACATCGAGACGCAGGACACCTATTCCGTCGTCACTCGCGTCATCCCGCAGGGCAAGACGATGTGCTCGCTCTGTTCACGGCTGCGGCGCGGCATCCTGTATCGCGTCGCCGACGAACTGGGCGCCACCAAGATCGCGCTCGGCCACCATCGCGACGACATCCTGGGCACCTTCTTCCTGAACCTGTTCTATGGCGGCAAGCTCAAGGCCATGCCGCCCAAGCTGGTTTCCGACGACGGCCGCCACACCGTGATCCGCCCGTTGGCGTACATACCGGAAGCCGAGATGGCGGCCTACGCGGCGCACAAAGGCTTTCCCATCATCCCGTGCAACCTTTGCGGATCCCAGGAGAACCTGAAGCGCAAGGAAGTGGGGCGCATGGTGCAGGAATGGGATCGCAAACACCCGGGCCGCGCGTGGAATGTATTCAACGCGCTGGCCAACGTAGTGCCCTCGCACCTCATGGACCGGCGGCTGTTCGACTTCGCAGGCCTGCGGCCCAACGGCATCGCCGACGCCAACGGCGACACGGCGTTCGACCAGGAGGATCCGGGCGCGGACGCCTGCGGACATGACGATACGCCTGGCAATGCAGCCGGCCAGGACCGCGAACAGGTGCTGAGCTTCGTGCGGTTCGAGTAA
- a CDS encoding UbiX family flavin prenyltransferase, whose translation MTQDARRLVVGVTGATGSLYAVRLLQALRGVPDVESHLVVSSAGVLNIKHELGMTRQALHDMADRVYSVRDVGAALASGAFPTAGMVIAPCSMRTLAAVAHGLSDNLITRAADVTLKERRRLVMLVRETPYNLAHLRNMTAVTEMGGIVFPPLPAFYFRPQSIEEMVDHTVARVLEMFDIPVAGPRWEGAD comes from the coding sequence GTGACGCAGGATGCACGCCGGCTGGTCGTCGGCGTGACGGGTGCGACGGGATCACTGTACGCGGTGCGCCTGCTGCAGGCCCTGCGCGGCGTGCCCGACGTGGAATCGCACCTGGTCGTATCGTCTGCCGGCGTGCTGAATATCAAGCACGAGCTCGGCATGACGCGGCAGGCGCTGCACGACATGGCGGACCGCGTCTACAGCGTGCGGGACGTCGGCGCGGCCCTGGCCAGCGGCGCCTTCCCGACCGCCGGCATGGTGATCGCGCCCTGTTCCATGCGGACGCTGGCCGCGGTGGCGCACGGGCTCTCTGACAATCTCATCACGCGCGCCGCCGACGTCACCCTGAAGGAACGGCGCCGCCTGGTCATGCTGGTGCGCGAAACGCCCTACAACCTGGCGCACCTGCGCAACATGACGGCGGTGACGGAAATGGGCGGCATCGTGTTCCCGCCGCTGCCGGCTTTTTACTTCCGGCCCCAATCCATCGAAGAGATGGTGGACCATACCGTGGCCCGCGTGCTTGAGATGTTCGATATCCCGGTGGCCGGTCCGCGCTGGGAAGGCGCGGACTGA
- the grxD gene encoding Grx4 family monothiol glutaredoxin, with protein sequence MSDVQEFIRETVTQHPVVLFMKGTAQFPQCGFSGKAIQLLKSCGVKKLVTVNVLEDDEVRQGIKEYSNWPTIPQLYVGGEFIGGSDIMGQMHESGELKTLLDNAGVTA encoded by the coding sequence ATGAGCGACGTTCAAGAATTCATCCGCGAGACCGTGACGCAACACCCGGTCGTGCTTTTCATGAAAGGCACGGCGCAGTTTCCGCAGTGCGGGTTCTCGGGCAAAGCCATCCAGCTGCTGAAAAGCTGTGGCGTGAAAAAGCTGGTCACGGTCAATGTCCTGGAGGACGATGAGGTCCGCCAGGGCATCAAGGAATACTCCAACTGGCCGACGATCCCGCAACTGTATGTGGGCGGCGAATTCATCGGCGGATCGGACATCATGGGCCAGATGCACGAAAGCGGCGAGCTCAAGACGCTGCTGGACAACGCCGGAGTCACTGCGTGA
- the prmC gene encoding peptide chain release factor N(5)-glutamine methyltransferase has protein sequence MLLEHVLEKPRAWILAHDTDPLPSEAVRAFTVLAARRAAGEPMAYLVGQREFMGHMFKVTPDVLIPRPETELLVQAALEWLQGFESVSVLDLGTGSGAIAISIALARPDVAVLATDRSVKALKVAAENAVRLGAHLHFAAGDWYEALTAEQKFDVIVSNPPYISREDPHLEKGDLRFEPRLALTDDADGLDALRVIIGGARAHLKPGGVLWVEHGWDQAEAVRRLLAEAGLRGVDSRRDLAGIERISGGYL, from the coding sequence ATGCTGCTGGAGCACGTGCTGGAGAAGCCGCGGGCATGGATCCTGGCTCACGACACCGATCCGCTGCCGTCCGAGGCGGTGCGCGCCTTTACGGTGCTGGCGGCGCGCCGGGCGGCGGGCGAGCCCATGGCCTACCTGGTGGGCCAGCGCGAGTTCATGGGGCATATGTTCAAGGTCACGCCCGATGTGCTGATTCCCCGGCCCGAGACGGAGCTGCTGGTGCAGGCCGCGCTGGAATGGCTGCAAGGCTTCGAGTCCGTGTCCGTGCTGGACCTGGGAACGGGCAGCGGGGCAATCGCCATCTCGATTGCGCTGGCGCGCCCCGATGTGGCGGTCCTGGCGACGGACCGAAGCGTGAAGGCCCTGAAGGTGGCCGCCGAGAACGCCGTCAGGCTGGGGGCGCACCTGCATTTCGCCGCCGGCGACTGGTATGAGGCGCTGACCGCGGAGCAGAAATTCGACGTGATCGTGTCCAATCCCCCTTATATCTCCCGCGAAGACCCCCACCTGGAAAAGGGCGATCTGCGTTTCGAGCCGCGGCTGGCGCTGACGGACGATGCGGATGGTCTGGACGCCTTGCGGGTCATCATCGGCGGCGCCAGGGCGCACCTGAAGCCGGGCGGCGTGCTGTGGGTCGAGCATGGCTGGGACCAGGCCGAGGCGGTACGCCGGCTGCTGGCCGAAGCCGGCCTGCGGGGGGTGGACAGCCGCCGCGATCTGGCCGGCATCGAACGCATTTCGGGCGGGTATCTCTGA
- the prfA gene encoding peptide chain release factor 1, which produces MKPSMRDRLEQLSRRLVEVDALLAEPDTAADMDRFRKLSRERAEVEPVVAAFAAYRSAEDDLATAQEMLSDPEMKSMAEEEIRLAKGKIEELDASLQRLLLPRDPDDARSVFLEIRAGTGGDESALFSGDLLRMYTRYAERQGWRVELMSESPSELGGYKEVIVRIEGDGVYGRLKFESGAHRVQRVPATEAQGRIHTSACTVAVMPEADEVSEIVINPADLRIDTFRASGAGGQHINKTDSAVRITHIPTGLVVECQDDRSQHRNKDKAMQVLAARLKDKQLRERQSKEAAERKSLVGTGDRSERIRTYNFPQGRLTDHRINLTLYKLQQIMEGDLDELTNALVAEHQAEQLAALGEEV; this is translated from the coding sequence ATGAAACCATCCATGCGTGACCGGCTGGAGCAGTTGTCCCGCCGCCTGGTCGAAGTGGACGCCTTGCTCGCCGAACCCGACACGGCCGCCGACATGGACCGCTTTCGCAAGCTGTCGCGCGAGCGGGCCGAAGTCGAACCCGTCGTGGCCGCCTTCGCGGCGTATCGGAGCGCGGAAGACGACCTGGCGACGGCGCAGGAAATGCTTTCCGATCCGGAAATGAAGAGCATGGCCGAAGAAGAAATCCGCCTTGCCAAGGGCAAGATCGAGGAACTCGATGCGTCGCTGCAGCGCCTGCTGTTGCCGCGCGATCCCGACGACGCCCGCAGCGTTTTCCTGGAAATCCGCGCCGGCACCGGCGGCGACGAGAGTGCGCTTTTCTCCGGCGACCTGCTGCGCATGTATACGCGCTACGCCGAGCGGCAGGGATGGCGGGTGGAATTGATGTCGGAAAGCCCCTCGGAGCTGGGCGGGTACAAGGAAGTCATCGTCCGGATCGAAGGCGACGGGGTATACGGCCGGCTCAAGTTCGAGTCCGGGGCGCACCGCGTACAGCGCGTGCCGGCGACCGAAGCGCAGGGCCGCATCCACACGTCGGCCTGCACGGTCGCGGTGATGCCCGAGGCCGACGAGGTCAGCGAGATCGTCATCAACCCTGCCGATCTGCGCATCGACACCTTCCGCGCCAGCGGCGCAGGCGGTCAGCACATCAACAAGACGGACTCCGCAGTGCGCATCACGCATATCCCGACCGGACTGGTGGTCGAGTGCCAGGACGACCGCTCCCAGCACCGGAACAAGGACAAGGCGATGCAGGTGCTGGCCGCCCGTCTGAAGGACAAGCAGTTGCGTGAACGGCAGAGCAAGGAAGCGGCCGAGCGCAAGAGCCTGGTCGGCACGGGAGACCGCTCCGAACGCATCCGCACCTACAACTTTCCGCAGGGCCGGTTGACCGACCACCGCATCAATCTGACGCTGTACAAGCTGCAGCAGATCATGGAAGGCGACCTGGACGAGTTGACCAACGCGCTGGTCGCCGAGCACCAGGCCGAGCAGCTGGCGGCACTGGGCGAAGAGGTCTGA
- the hemA gene encoding glutamyl-tRNA reductase: MSVDVLTFGLNHTSAPVSVRERVAMPIDLLRPALEGLRSAFGGAVREAAILSTCNRTEVYCAAEPQVAEHLPAWLADVNKVEAVDLRPHLYQHQRDGAVRHAFRVASGLDSMVLGEPQILGQMKDAVRAADEAGSLGTLLHQLFQRTFSVAKEVRSNTDIGAHSVSMAAAAVRLAERVFGSLGDARTLFIGAGEMIELCATHFAAQQPREMVVANRTIERAETLANRFSAGTMRLADLTDRLAEFDVIVSCTASSLPILGLGMVERATLQRRHRPMVMIDLAVPRDIEPEVGRLDDVYLYSVDDLGRLVQSGTDARRAAMVQAEAIIETRVRNFMQWMATREVVPVIQDLQRGAEDVRAAELERARRLLARGESPEAVLEQLAHGLTQKYLHGPLAALNRSEGAERDQLLSLVPRLFPGRDTRR, encoded by the coding sequence ATGTCGGTAGACGTTCTTACTTTCGGCTTGAATCACACGTCCGCGCCGGTTTCCGTGCGCGAACGCGTCGCCATGCCTATCGACCTGCTGCGTCCGGCTTTGGAAGGCCTGCGATCCGCCTTCGGCGGCGCAGTGCGCGAAGCCGCCATTCTTTCCACCTGTAATCGCACCGAGGTCTACTGTGCGGCGGAGCCGCAGGTGGCCGAACATCTGCCTGCCTGGCTGGCCGACGTCAACAAGGTCGAAGCGGTGGATCTGCGCCCCCACCTTTACCAGCATCAGCGCGACGGCGCCGTGCGCCACGCTTTCCGGGTGGCCAGCGGGCTCGATTCCATGGTGCTGGGCGAGCCGCAGATCCTTGGGCAGATGAAAGACGCCGTGCGCGCCGCCGACGAGGCAGGCTCGCTCGGGACGCTGTTGCACCAGTTGTTCCAGCGTACCTTTTCCGTCGCCAAGGAAGTCCGCTCGAACACCGACATCGGCGCCCATTCCGTATCGATGGCGGCCGCGGCGGTGCGCTTGGCCGAACGCGTATTCGGAAGCCTGGGCGATGCCCGCACGCTGTTCATCGGCGCCGGGGAAATGATCGAACTTTGCGCCACCCACTTCGCCGCGCAGCAGCCCCGCGAGATGGTCGTGGCCAACCGTACGATCGAACGCGCGGAAACGCTGGCCAACCGCTTTTCCGCCGGGACGATGCGGCTGGCCGATCTGACCGACCGGCTGGCGGAGTTCGACGTCATCGTTTCCTGTACGGCCAGTTCCCTGCCCATCCTCGGGCTGGGGATGGTCGAACGCGCCACCCTGCAGCGCCGCCACCGTCCCATGGTCATGATCGACCTGGCCGTGCCGCGCGATATCGAGCCGGAAGTCGGCAGGCTGGACGACGTCTATCTTTATTCGGTGGACGATCTGGGCCGGCTGGTGCAGAGCGGCACCGACGCCCGCCGGGCCGCCATGGTGCAGGCCGAGGCCATCATCGAAACCCGCGTGCGCAATTTCATGCAGTGGATGGCCACGCGGGAAGTCGTGCCGGTCATCCAGGACCTGCAGCGCGGGGCGGAAGACGTGCGCGCCGCTGAGCTGGAACGCGCGCGCCGGCTGCTCGCGCGCGGCGAGTCGCCGGAAGCCGTGCTGGAGCAACTGGCGCACGGCCTGACGCAGAAGTACCTCCACGGTCCCCTGGCCGCGCTCAACCGCAGCGAAGGCGCCGAGCGGGATCAGCTGTTGTCCCTGGTGCCCCGTCTGTTTCCCGGCCGCGATACGCGGCGTTAG
- a CDS encoding MOSC domain-containing protein, whose translation MTQACVVAVARDAEHRFSKQPAREIRIIQGLGVEGDAHQGVTVQHRSRVAADPTQPNLRQVHLIHAELFEELRGKGFDVQPAQLGENITTSGIDLLGLPRGALLRIGDSVVLEVTGLRNPCAQIDKFRSGLLKAVVDRRTDGALIRKAGIMTVVRAGGVVRPGDSIGFELPPPPHHPLERV comes from the coding sequence ATGACTCAGGCCTGCGTGGTGGCCGTTGCCAGGGACGCTGAGCACCGCTTTTCCAAGCAGCCCGCACGAGAGATACGCATCATCCAGGGGCTTGGGGTTGAAGGCGACGCCCATCAAGGCGTCACGGTGCAGCATCGTTCGCGCGTGGCGGCCGATCCGACGCAGCCGAACCTGCGGCAGGTGCACCTGATCCATGCAGAGCTGTTCGAGGAACTGCGGGGCAAGGGATTCGACGTCCAGCCGGCGCAGCTCGGCGAGAACATCACCACTTCGGGCATCGATCTGCTGGGATTGCCCCGTGGCGCCTTGCTGCGCATCGGCGATTCGGTCGTCTTGGAAGTCACCGGGCTGCGCAACCCCTGCGCGCAAATCGACAAATTCCGCTCCGGCCTGCTCAAGGCGGTTGTGGATCGCCGGACGGACGGCGCATTGATCCGTAAGGCCGGGATCATGACGGTCGTCCGGGCGGGCGGCGTCGTGCGGCCGGGCGATTCCATCGGGTTCGAACTGCCTCCGCCGCCCCATCATCCCCTCGAACGGGTCTGA